In Leptospira stimsonii, a single window of DNA contains:
- a CDS encoding condensation domain-containing protein, with protein sequence MQVQNDQSSSEQISERLLDKAESTFWLLDRISSMNFAVIAEGEGDLNLDAVRKSLDSVQRNHPLANVQVELGNEFELRFRTKAGNRIPLKIFEFEDEVWKKIIAEEMMLPFSEGESPLIRAVLFESKSGQWAFSLIFHHSIADGRSGSLFLSEILKRIESNLNNNILNYYKIPRSVLSLLQVNKENPETENKTDLSEEITVRIASLPMFSKKNQEAKPVLTDFQLSGVELKNLLSLCKKRGATLHGIIGASQLIALYSLFDTTEPILLNLSNPADLKPNLSEEIANDTLGLYITLLTLGIVIRQDSDPWTIAKEISTGLKTLIRNGKNDISFYELIPSANQILSKPNGIKILSNFLQRFPQASVLSNVGILPDLPKFEKFTVSNLSFTVHPSLSQSVFVSASTYQGKLTILLNYDSNRWISEKFGIFKERFEEILRREANQS encoded by the coding sequence ATGCAAGTTCAAAACGACCAATCCTCTTCCGAACAAATTTCAGAACGCCTCTTAGATAAGGCTGAATCGACCTTTTGGTTATTGGATCGGATCTCTTCTATGAACTTTGCCGTGATCGCCGAAGGGGAAGGCGATTTGAACTTGGATGCGGTTCGAAAGTCCCTCGATTCCGTCCAAAGGAATCATCCGCTTGCAAATGTTCAGGTAGAATTAGGAAACGAGTTCGAACTAAGATTTAGGACAAAGGCTGGAAACCGAATTCCCCTTAAAATTTTCGAATTCGAAGACGAAGTATGGAAAAAAATAATAGCGGAAGAGATGATGCTTCCTTTTTCAGAAGGGGAATCTCCTTTGATTCGAGCCGTTCTATTCGAATCAAAATCCGGACAATGGGCGTTCTCTCTGATCTTTCATCATAGTATAGCGGACGGAAGATCGGGCTCCTTATTTCTTTCGGAGATTCTAAAAAGGATCGAAAGTAATTTAAATAATAATATTCTAAACTATTATAAAATTCCGAGATCGGTCCTTTCCCTATTACAAGTCAACAAGGAGAATCCGGAGACCGAAAACAAAACGGACTTATCCGAAGAAATTACAGTAAGAATCGCCTCTCTTCCAATGTTCTCCAAGAAGAATCAAGAAGCGAAACCCGTTTTGACCGACTTTCAGTTGTCAGGCGTAGAATTGAAGAATCTGCTATCGCTTTGTAAAAAAAGAGGAGCGACCCTCCACGGAATCATCGGAGCATCGCAACTGATCGCCTTATATTCTTTATTCGATACGACGGAACCGATTCTTTTGAACCTTTCCAATCCTGCGGATTTAAAACCTAACTTATCGGAAGAAATCGCAAACGATACACTAGGACTTTATATTACCCTACTCACGCTGGGAATCGTCATTCGACAAGATTCGGATCCATGGACGATCGCCAAGGAAATTTCGACCGGATTGAAAACGCTGATCCGAAACGGGAAGAACGATATTTCTTTTTACGAACTCATTCCTTCCGCGAATCAGATCTTGAGCAAACCGAACGGGATCAAAATACTTTCAAATTTCTTACAAAGATTTCCACAAGCAAGCGTTCTAAGCAACGTGGGGATTTTACCGGATCTACCGAAATTCGAAAAATTTACGGTCTCCAATCTTTCTTTTACGGTTCACCCTTCCCTGTCGCAATCCGTTTTCGTATCCGCATCCACGTATCAAGGAAAATTGACAATCCTTCTAAACTACGATTCCAATCGATGGATCTCAGAAAAATTCGGAATTTTTAAGGAAAGATTCGAGGAAATCCTCAGAAGGGAAGCAAATCAAAGCTGA
- a CDS encoding fatty acid desaturase — protein MKTKLKATKRFRAVLTDKERTKKIIEWIRYWDSKIRNHFPFLTKHQDTIGLGITLGSATLMILFAGLYIAGKVPFWLCIFSNAILASLLHEIEHDLIHNLYYKGNSIIQDFMFWVVWLFRANTVNPWFRREIHLLHHKVSGNKEDVEERMIGNGMPLGWRRLFTMIDGNMALILQGRNVGKDAYSYLRKISAPRIIGPYREIFFILWYLFLILNTFRFLNLFMGYPFGHLLFLNPFFTVLNSLAVVYLIPNWIRQTSIQIVSSNMHYYGDVPNVYNQTQVLNSWFVFPLHLFCFNFGATHGIHHFVVNQPFYIRQITSYFVLPAMKRYGIRFNDFRSMLRGNSIQEEKPAGFRETVDFKPQT, from the coding sequence ATGAAAACGAAATTGAAAGCAACGAAACGATTTCGGGCGGTTCTAACGGACAAAGAAAGAACTAAAAAAATCATAGAATGGATCCGCTATTGGGATTCTAAAATTCGAAATCACTTTCCGTTTCTCACAAAACACCAAGATACGATCGGCCTGGGAATCACACTCGGTTCTGCGACTCTCATGATTCTTTTCGCCGGACTTTATATCGCAGGAAAGGTTCCGTTCTGGCTTTGTATCTTCTCCAATGCGATTCTCGCGTCCTTACTGCACGAGATCGAACACGACCTCATCCACAATCTCTATTACAAAGGGAATTCTATAATTCAAGACTTTATGTTCTGGGTCGTATGGCTCTTTCGCGCCAATACGGTAAATCCTTGGTTTCGAAGAGAGATTCATCTCTTACATCACAAAGTCTCCGGTAATAAGGAAGACGTAGAGGAAAGGATGATCGGCAATGGAATGCCCCTCGGTTGGAGAAGGCTGTTCACGATGATCGACGGTAACATGGCTCTAATTCTTCAGGGAAGGAACGTTGGAAAAGACGCTTACTCGTATCTGCGAAAAATCTCCGCTCCAAGAATCATCGGACCTTATCGGGAAATCTTCTTTATTCTTTGGTATCTTTTTTTGATTCTAAATACATTCCGTTTTTTGAATCTATTTATGGGATATCCTTTCGGACATCTTTTATTTTTGAATCCTTTCTTTACGGTTCTCAATAGCTTGGCGGTGGTTTATCTTATCCCGAACTGGATCCGTCAAACTTCGATTCAAATCGTTTCTTCCAATATGCACTACTACGGAGACGTTCCCAACGTTTACAACCAGACTCAAGTTTTAAATTCTTGGTTCGTATTCCCATTGCATCTTTTTTGTTTTAATTTCGGAGCCACGCACGGTATCCATCACTTTGTGGTCAACCAACCCTTTTATATAAGACAGATAACTTCGTATTTCGTGCTTCCGGCGATGAAACGTTATGGAATTCGTTTTAACGATTTCAGAAGTATGCTCAGAGGGAATTCCATTCAAGAAGAAAAGCCCGCCGGATTTCGCGAAACCGTGGATTTCAAACCGCAAACTTAA
- a CDS encoding AraC family transcriptional regulator has product MKTLSLFFLSSTIFGSYLGILLCFGQLVLERKTALNRLLASLFFGLACLQVSVLCITTNKEESFPLLILLYLPVLGTIGPILYGIHKIIQDPNFEETKFGLKGKHWILPGFLWFVYFASFLISKNNLQEGIRFFLTSAGAPDWICLFPLGILVAYLIAILKGSRMLFQRDILRNEWTARVLLYILFATTINHSTAALFLVHKNGIFLQLSSSLMALSLCISYLIGRKYPQYFQNLQSVARESAKKYARSLLQGLDRNVIRENILICLEKEKIFRDENLTLSMLAEELALTPHQLSEFINQELGKNFAALVNDYRIRDACELLINEPERSILDIAYEVGFRSKTSFHRSFLKGIGLPPSEYREQNIK; this is encoded by the coding sequence ATGAAAACTCTGTCCTTATTCTTCCTTTCATCTACAATCTTCGGATCGTATCTCGGGATTTTACTTTGTTTCGGACAACTTGTTCTCGAAAGAAAAACGGCTCTCAATCGATTGTTAGCGTCTTTATTTTTCGGATTGGCTTGTTTGCAAGTCTCCGTCCTCTGTATCACTACGAACAAAGAAGAATCGTTCCCGCTTCTAATTCTTCTTTATCTTCCCGTTTTAGGAACGATAGGTCCCATTCTTTACGGAATCCATAAGATCATACAAGATCCGAATTTTGAAGAAACCAAGTTCGGATTAAAAGGGAAACACTGGATTCTTCCCGGATTTTTATGGTTCGTTTATTTTGCGAGTTTTCTTATTTCGAAAAATAATCTTCAGGAAGGAATTCGATTTTTTCTTACTAGCGCCGGCGCACCGGATTGGATTTGTTTATTCCCTTTAGGAATTCTTGTCGCTTATCTGATTGCGATCCTGAAAGGAAGTAGAATGCTTTTTCAAAGAGATATTCTTCGAAACGAGTGGACGGCAAGAGTTCTACTCTATATTCTTTTTGCGACAACGATCAACCATTCCACAGCCGCGCTATTCTTAGTTCATAAAAACGGAATATTCCTTCAATTGAGTTCTTCGCTGATGGCCTTGAGTCTCTGTATTTCTTATCTTATCGGAAGAAAATATCCGCAGTATTTTCAAAATCTCCAGAGCGTTGCAAGGGAATCCGCCAAAAAATACGCGCGTTCCTTATTACAAGGATTGGACCGAAACGTGATCCGCGAAAACATTTTGATCTGTCTCGAAAAAGAAAAAATTTTCCGGGACGAGAATCTCACCTTATCTATGTTAGCGGAAGAACTCGCCCTAACACCGCATCAACTTTCGGAATTTATCAATCAGGAGCTGGGGAAAAACTTCGCCGCGCTCGTAAACGACTATAGAATTCGGGACGCCTGCGAACTTTTGATAAACGAACCGGAACGTTCGATATTAGACATCGCGTACGAAGTAGGCTTTCGAAGTAAAACTTCGTTTCATCGCTCGTTTCTCAAGGGAATCGGACTTCCTCCCTCCGAATACCGTGAACAAAATATCAAATAA
- a CDS encoding B12-binding domain-containing radical SAM protein, giving the protein MRLLLIQPPVEDFYDTDIRLQPIGLCYLKGAIQKFVPDVEVIIRDFHRGNGSKLAGRRTLQIPKELKYLKDYYPVADKSPFSTFFEYFRFGASYEDIAKEVRSIQPDLIGISSLFSPYYREALKTAATIKEILDVPILMGGSHVSACPELMLSDPNVDFIIRGEGEKAICDFLEEFRSNKRYALVPSLGWKKNGEMILNEIGENFPIQELPPPDLSSLTKEHYLFEGRPMRFIITSRSCPHRCSFCSVHTTFGTKYRRNTVENVLNEIKESYKLGYRVFDFEDDNLTFFKPEMKQLCEELIRAFPQKDVQFVAMNGISYISLDSELLILMKEAGFTNLNLALVSSDKLVRETTKRPHTIEKYLQIVQEGFALGFQITSYQILGLPMETLDSMIQTLQFNAEQPVLMGASLFYLTPNSPIAAGFPERNESDVFLSRLTSMAIPSKHFEREDIYSLFILTRILNFLKSAPLAKDESLSLSDTLLRLEKSGVRSSIGVGLFQKLIREKVLYASTSHQEVPLEKFRYSILERVFGELEGITTLSGGRILLSKRDGRDLSFQIKSDFHSSSFNN; this is encoded by the coding sequence ATGCGGCTTTTGCTCATTCAACCGCCGGTCGAGGACTTTTACGATACCGACATCCGATTACAACCCATCGGTCTTTGTTATCTAAAAGGAGCGATTCAAAAATTCGTGCCCGACGTGGAAGTGATCATTCGTGATTTTCATAGAGGAAACGGAAGCAAACTCGCGGGAAGAAGAACTCTTCAGATTCCGAAAGAGCTCAAATATTTAAAGGATTACTACCCTGTTGCGGATAAAAGTCCCTTCTCCACATTCTTTGAATACTTTCGCTTCGGCGCTTCCTATGAAGACATCGCCAAAGAAGTAAGATCAATTCAACCGGACCTGATCGGAATCTCCTCTTTGTTCTCGCCTTATTATCGGGAAGCGTTGAAAACGGCGGCGACGATCAAGGAAATTCTCGACGTCCCGATTCTTATGGGGGGTTCTCACGTTTCTGCTTGTCCTGAACTTATGCTTTCCGATCCAAACGTCGACTTTATCATCCGAGGCGAAGGCGAAAAAGCGATCTGCGATTTTTTAGAAGAATTTAGATCGAATAAACGTTATGCGCTCGTTCCATCCTTAGGTTGGAAAAAAAACGGTGAAATGATTCTAAACGAAATAGGAGAGAATTTCCCGATTCAAGAACTACCTCCTCCCGACTTATCTTCGTTGACGAAGGAACATTATCTTTTCGAAGGCAGGCCGATGCGATTTATCATCACGTCGAGAAGTTGTCCTCATCGATGTAGCTTCTGTTCGGTTCATACTACGTTTGGAACGAAGTATCGAAGAAACACGGTAGAAAACGTGTTAAACGAAATCAAAGAATCGTATAAACTCGGCTATCGAGTGTTTGATTTTGAAGACGACAACCTCACCTTTTTTAAACCGGAGATGAAACAACTATGCGAAGAATTGATTCGAGCGTTTCCGCAAAAGGACGTCCAATTTGTTGCGATGAATGGAATCTCCTACATCAGCTTGGATTCGGAGCTTTTGATTCTGATGAAGGAAGCCGGTTTTACGAATTTGAATCTCGCGTTAGTCAGCTCGGATAAACTTGTAAGAGAGACAACGAAAAGACCGCATACGATCGAAAAATATCTTCAGATCGTGCAGGAAGGTTTTGCACTCGGTTTTCAAATCACTTCGTATCAAATCTTAGGACTTCCGATGGAAACCTTGGATTCGATGATTCAGACGCTTCAGTTCAACGCCGAACAACCTGTTTTAATGGGAGCCTCTCTTTTTTATCTCACACCTAATTCTCCGATCGCGGCAGGATTTCCCGAAAGAAACGAGTCCGACGTTTTTCTATCCAGATTGACCTCGATGGCCATTCCTTCAAAACATTTTGAAAGGGAAGATATCTATTCGCTTTTTATCTTAACTCGAATTCTAAACTTTCTGAAAAGCGCGCCGCTCGCTAAAGATGAGTCCCTTTCTTTATCGGATACGCTCTTACGTCTGGAAAAATCGGGAGTTCGTTCTTCGATTGGAGTCGGTCTATTTCAAAAATTAATAAGGGAAAAGGTCCTATACGCTTCCACGAGTCATCAGGAAGTCCCGTTAGAAAAGTTTCGCTATTCGATCTTGGAAAGAGTTTTTGGAGAATTGGAAGGAATCACAACGCTTTCCGGCGGAAGGATTCTTCTTTCGAAGAGGGACGGGAGAGATTTATCGTTTCAAATAAAATCCGATTTTCATTCGAGTTCGTTTAACAATTAA
- a CDS encoding esterase/lipase family protein: MPYKPTKPAMDLSKLLVKLAKDTSVGTLEGVRSILTESFDWSSKQLSQLSDIPLIQDTSLAEFLSKSGESLRNAGEKTEQGLSQALTSTAKAMHQALDALEMADVVVKRTLFENIPVSSIVGESFAGLVTTSHIKASFRMNGSDVGYQDVIKDWKESKLPYLILCIPGLFCDEGLWSSKGEVPISETMKESGYYPIFLRFNPGIHLSTNAKAMLELLEQLLNSPELDDKTLDVISYSQGGLIFRSALYQSKQKDGFFGKKIRHALIINSPDGGSYIEKIGFWLGLGAESLPILPVSIIGFIGNQRSDAIKDLSHGIIREEDWVQNKQIQRYVTDSYFGELDDIDATQIYSLVTEEESKWSSWIGDGIVEKPSLTLLSDKVYRKKLNPEERVFCLLETSHYQVITHPRTKEILKDVLNRR; the protein is encoded by the coding sequence ATGCCATACAAACCAACAAAACCGGCGATGGATTTGAGCAAACTATTGGTGAAGCTCGCAAAGGACACTTCCGTTGGAACGTTGGAAGGAGTTCGATCCATTCTAACGGAATCCTTTGATTGGTCATCAAAGCAGCTTTCTCAACTCTCTGACATTCCGCTGATTCAAGATACGAGTTTAGCTGAGTTTCTTTCCAAGTCCGGAGAATCGCTAAGAAACGCCGGTGAAAAAACAGAACAAGGGCTTTCACAAGCGCTTACCTCTACCGCGAAAGCGATGCACCAAGCGTTAGACGCGCTTGAAATGGCGGACGTAGTGGTAAAACGTACTCTTTTTGAAAACATTCCTGTCTCCAGTATCGTTGGAGAATCCTTTGCCGGATTGGTCACCACTTCTCATATCAAAGCCTCCTTTCGTATGAACGGATCCGATGTCGGTTATCAAGACGTAATAAAAGATTGGAAAGAATCCAAACTTCCGTATCTGATCCTTTGTATTCCGGGACTTTTTTGCGACGAAGGGCTCTGGAGCTCAAAAGGGGAAGTTCCCATTTCCGAAACGATGAAAGAATCCGGTTATTATCCGATCTTTCTTAGATTTAATCCAGGGATCCATCTTTCCACAAACGCAAAAGCGATGTTGGAACTTCTGGAACAATTATTGAACTCACCTGAACTCGATGATAAAACGTTAGACGTCATTTCCTATAGTCAAGGTGGTCTGATTTTTAGAAGTGCACTCTATCAATCAAAGCAGAAGGACGGGTTCTTCGGAAAAAAAATAAGACACGCCCTAATAATCAATTCTCCGGACGGAGGATCCTATATAGAAAAAATCGGATTTTGGCTTGGCTTAGGAGCCGAGTCGCTTCCCATTCTTCCGGTAAGTATTATCGGTTTTATCGGAAATCAGAGGAGCGACGCGATCAAGGATCTTTCTCACGGGATCATTCGAGAAGAAGACTGGGTTCAAAATAAACAGATTCAAAGATATGTCACTGATTCTTACTTCGGAGAATTGGACGATATCGATGCCACGCAGATCTATAGTCTTGTGACGGAAGAAGAATCAAAATGGTCTTCATGGATCGGCGATGGAATCGTGGAAAAGCCGAGCCTAACTTTGTTAAGCGACAAGGTCTATCGTAAGAAATTGAATCCGGAAGAAAGAGTATTTTGTCTTTTGGAAACCTCCCACTATCAGGTGATCACACATCCTCGGACGAAAGAAATCCTGAAAGACGTTTTAAATAGGCGTTGA
- a CDS encoding GyrI-like domain-containing protein: MSSEIVFKEEMFIIGISEVTKNQDEMSGSGKIGGLWNRFFAEGILEKIPNKKEPANILAVYTDYESDETGKYRILIGAEVKDPNTVPDGMTLRKIPKGNYTKFTSETGSIGEVAVAVWQKIWSSSELKSKRAFQSDFELYDQRSANPNAAQIDVFIGIK; this comes from the coding sequence ATGAGTTCAGAGATCGTCTTTAAGGAAGAAATGTTTATAATCGGAATTTCGGAAGTAACGAAAAACCAAGATGAAATGTCCGGAAGCGGAAAAATCGGAGGACTTTGGAATCGGTTTTTCGCGGAAGGAATTTTAGAAAAAATTCCTAATAAAAAAGAACCCGCGAACATTCTTGCAGTTTATACAGATTATGAATCGGATGAAACCGGGAAGTATAGAATTTTGATCGGAGCCGAGGTTAAGGATCCAAACACGGTTCCCGATGGAATGACTCTTCGGAAGATTCCGAAAGGAAATTATACCAAGTTCACGAGTGAAACGGGATCGATCGGCGAAGTCGCCGTTGCAGTCTGGCAAAAAATTTGGTCCAGTTCCGAGCTGAAATCGAAGAGAGCGTTTCAATCCGATTTCGAACTCTACGACCAAAGATCCGCAAATCCAAACGCCGCACAAATCGACGTTTTTATCGGTATAAAATAA
- a CDS encoding ABA4-like family protein → MELSLLFKIVNNFALAGWILLICLPNWKYTRLITTGILGTLLFGGVYSILIISSFGKTQGNFGSLEGVTLLFQNPIVLVAGWIHYLAFDLFVGTWESANAQKLGISRWLVIPCQIGTFLFGPFGLLSYLLLRAILKKPIFLDQPFD, encoded by the coding sequence TTGGAACTATCTTTACTATTCAAGATCGTAAACAACTTCGCATTGGCAGGTTGGATTCTTCTAATCTGTCTTCCAAATTGGAAATATACAAGATTGATTACGACCGGCATTCTCGGTACACTCCTATTCGGCGGAGTATATTCTATTTTAATAATATCCAGTTTCGGAAAAACGCAGGGTAATTTCGGCTCATTGGAAGGAGTTACGCTTCTTTTCCAAAATCCGATCGTATTGGTCGCAGGATGGATCCATTATCTCGCCTTCGATTTGTTTGTCGGTACATGGGAAAGCGCAAACGCACAGAAATTAGGAATCTCGCGTTGGCTCGTGATTCCTTGTCAGATTGGGACTTTTCTGTTCGGACCTTTCGGACTTCTCAGCTATCTTCTTTTAAGAGCGATTCTTAAAAAACCGATCTTCTTGGATCAACCTTTCGATTAA
- a CDS encoding TetR/AcrR family transcriptional regulator produces MKKKIPAKKKILEKQASDSYHHGDLKKAIILKSEEILEKAGIEGLSLRDIAADLGVSHAAPYRHFPRKIDLLFILAIRGFRDLAEEMRLAWESSENPVERLRSSGTRYVKLALKHPRRTELMFGGTLACESEVPEELEAIGKEAFMGLFRIIEDGQARGIFRSGDPLGFSFTLWSLVHGFAVLINGKQIPPQVFQDRSLDTILESSLSSILDGVVL; encoded by the coding sequence ATGAAAAAAAAGATTCCCGCAAAAAAGAAAATTTTGGAAAAACAGGCTTCGGACTCCTACCATCACGGAGATCTCAAGAAGGCGATCATTCTCAAATCGGAAGAGATTCTTGAAAAAGCCGGCATCGAAGGTTTGAGCCTGAGGGATATCGCGGCCGATCTAGGAGTCAGTCACGCGGCGCCTTACAGACATTTCCCGAGAAAGATCGATCTCCTTTTTATTCTTGCGATTCGAGGATTTAGGGATCTTGCGGAAGAAATGCGTCTTGCTTGGGAAAGTAGTGAAAATCCTGTAGAAAGACTTCGTTCGTCCGGAACACGTTATGTGAAACTGGCTCTAAAACATCCGCGAAGAACCGAACTCATGTTTGGTGGAACGCTTGCTTGCGAATCCGAAGTTCCGGAAGAGTTGGAAGCGATCGGTAAGGAAGCCTTTATGGGACTATTTAGAATTATAGAGGACGGTCAGGCTCGGGGAATTTTCCGAAGCGGAGATCCTCTCGGATTTTCTTTTACCCTTTGGAGTTTAGTTCATGGATTCGCTGTTTTAATCAATGGAAAACAAATTCCTCCGCAAGTTTTTCAGGACCGTTCCTTGGATACGATATTAGAATCCTCTCTTTCCTCGATTCTTGACGGAGTCGTTCTCTGA
- a CDS encoding alanine racemase: protein MKVAKNKLILLWCIFLVLFVIFYIKPKDLGKPYEAYFKILNEELKKNGPGKPVVLLDLDRLDENLRILKQNLTPPLHYRIVVKSLPSLELLRYIVRSTGSNRLMVFHSGDIVMLLEDPEFKNFDILLGKPMPVNALKEIYIKTKKSDFQKIHWLVDSYERLNEYLRFSKKENLKLSLNLEIDIGLHRGGFPEPSSVLSSLELIRNESKYLEFSGFMGYEPHAASVPVIFGDKAEAIQNSLKNSLKTYSNFIKYSKENFPDLFRKEIIQNGGGSKTYRFYQKFGTEVVNDVSVGSALVKPTDFDVVSLEEHSPAVFIAAPILKRIEGTNIPFLESFSFLFPLWDPNQELTYFTYGGGFSAKKESPSGLQDNSLFGTSTNQGILNGSFQTGLYPNDFVFFRPTQSEKVMAELGEIYLIRKGKLSGKWKTFVN from the coding sequence ATGAAAGTTGCAAAAAACAAATTGATTCTTCTTTGGTGCATTTTTCTGGTTTTGTTTGTTATCTTTTATATAAAGCCGAAGGATTTAGGAAAACCGTACGAAGCATATTTTAAAATATTAAACGAAGAATTAAAAAAGAATGGTCCCGGTAAACCAGTTGTATTGCTCGATCTCGATCGTTTGGATGAGAATTTAAGAATTCTAAAACAAAATCTAACACCTCCCTTACACTATCGAATCGTGGTGAAGTCTCTTCCATCTTTAGAGTTGCTTCGGTATATCGTTCGTTCCACCGGAAGTAATCGGCTTATGGTTTTTCATTCCGGTGATATAGTGATGCTTTTGGAAGATCCCGAATTTAAGAATTTCGATATTCTTCTGGGCAAACCGATGCCGGTAAACGCTCTGAAAGAGATTTACATTAAAACAAAGAAGTCCGATTTTCAAAAAATTCATTGGCTTGTTGATTCTTACGAAAGATTAAACGAATACCTTCGTTTTTCAAAAAAGGAGAATCTGAAACTCTCATTGAATTTGGAGATCGATATCGGGCTTCATAGAGGAGGATTCCCGGAACCGTCTTCCGTTCTTTCCTCTTTGGAATTGATCAGAAACGAATCCAAATATCTTGAGTTTTCCGGTTTTATGGGTTATGAACCGCACGCCGCTTCGGTTCCCGTGATTTTCGGGGATAAAGCCGAGGCGATTCAAAATTCGCTTAAGAATTCCTTAAAAACATATTCTAATTTCATTAAGTATTCAAAGGAGAATTTTCCGGATTTATTTCGAAAAGAAATCATTCAAAACGGAGGAGGAAGCAAAACGTATCGTTTCTACCAAAAATTCGGGACAGAAGTGGTAAACGATGTTTCGGTCGGATCGGCGCTCGTAAAGCCGACTGATTTCGACGTGGTCAGTTTGGAGGAACATTCTCCTGCGGTTTTTATCGCCGCTCCCATATTGAAACGAATCGAAGGGACAAATATTCCATTTCTGGAATCTTTTTCATTCTTATTTCCACTCTGGGATCCGAATCAAGAACTCACTTATTTTACGTATGGCGGAGGTTTTTCCGCAAAGAAAGAGTCACCCTCGGGTCTTCAAGACAATTCTCTTTTCGGCACCAGCACCAATCAAGGAATTCTAAACGGCTCTTTTCAAACCGGACTTTATCCGAACGATTTTGTATTTTTCAGACCGACGCAAAGTGAAAAAGTTATGGCTGAGTTGGGTGAAATTTATCTCATCCGAAAAGGGAAACTATCGGGAAAATGGAAAACGTTTGTGAATTGA
- a CDS encoding GNAT family N-acetyltransferase yields MWNIRKVAISDLNQVSLLFNEYRQFYNKESDLSGAFRFLEERISKEESCIFVALSEDEKLFYGFTQLYPSFTSLSMKRTWILNDLFVRLEYRKKGIAKALIERSAALARSMDAKYLSLSTARDNRNAQKLYESLGFVKDEEFFYYSLTV; encoded by the coding sequence ATGTGGAATATTAGAAAAGTTGCAATCTCTGATTTGAATCAAGTTTCCCTTCTTTTTAACGAGTATCGTCAATTTTATAATAAAGAATCCGACCTTTCCGGAGCTTTCCGCTTTTTAGAGGAACGAATTTCAAAGGAAGAATCTTGTATTTTCGTGGCATTGAGCGAGGATGAAAAACTCTTTTACGGATTCACTCAATTGTATCCCTCATTCACTTCTCTTTCCATGAAAAGAACTTGGATTTTAAACGACCTTTTTGTGAGACTGGAATACAGAAAGAAAGGAATTGCAAAAGCTCTCATCGAGCGGTCGGCCGCTTTGGCGAGAAGTATGGACGCAAAATATCTTTCCCTTTCCACGGCACGCGATAACAGGAATGCTCAAAAACTCTATGAGTCTCTCGGTTTTGTAAAGGACGAGGAATTCTTCTATTATTCTCTTACTGTTTGA
- a CDS encoding cysteine-rich CWC family protein, with protein MNSIKLEALQKPCPRCGNRFECGAAIHQCACFTIKLSLKTKEFIRENYDDCLCISCLNELNLQNPE; from the coding sequence ATGAATTCTATAAAGTTAGAAGCGCTTCAAAAGCCTTGTCCTCGGTGCGGAAATCGATTTGAGTGTGGGGCGGCGATTCACCAGTGTGCTTGTTTCACTATAAAACTCTCTTTGAAAACGAAAGAATTCATTCGTGAGAATTATGACGATTGTCTTTGTATTTCCTGTTTGAATGAATTGAATTTACAAAACCCGGAATGA